In Nicotiana tabacum cultivar K326 chromosome 19, ASM71507v2, whole genome shotgun sequence, one DNA window encodes the following:
- the LOC107812408 gene encoding L-ascorbate oxidase homolog, whose amino-acid sequence MQTVCRVVVAEDPYRYFDWRISYGDIYPLGVRQQGILINGQFPGPDIISVTNDNLIINIHNDLPEPFLLTWNGLQQRKNSFEDGVYGTTCPIPPGKNFTYIMQVKDQIGSFFYFPSLKFHKAAGGFGGIRILSRPRIPVPFLEPAGDFTILIGDWYITDHKALQTVLDRGKMLKFPNGIQINGLGRDGAKFTVESGKTYRLRISNVGLQNSLNFRIQGHKMKLVEVEGTHTIQTTLSSLDVHVGQSYSVLVTADQPAQDYYIAVSSRFTTQILNSTAILHYSNSRKSVSGLPPPGPTTDISWSLNQARSIRTNLTASGPRPNPQGSYHYGQINVSRTIRLANSAGLVDRKQRYAVNGVSFIPADTPLKLADYYNIKGVFEVRSIPDQPTGRQIHLDTAVMGADYRSFVEIVFENRENIMQSWHLDGYSFFVVGMDEGRWSPASKRQYNLIDAVSRCTTQVYPRSWTAIYVPLDNVGMWNLRTQFWARQYLGQQFYLRVYTPVQSFRDEYPIPKNALHCGRAKGRTIRT is encoded by the exons ATGCAGACAGTTTGTAGAGTAGTAGTTGCAGAGGATCCTTACAGATACTTCGACTGGAGAATTAGCTATGGCGATATATATCCTCTTGGCGTCCGCCAACAG GGAATTCTGATAAATGGACAATTTCCGGGTCCGGACATAATCAGCGTTACGAACGACAACCTTATCATTAACATCCATAATGACTTGCCTGAGCCATTTCTTCTTACCTG GAACGGGCTCCAACAAAGAAAAAATTCGTTTGAAGACGGTGTATATGGAACAACATGTCCCATCCCTCCTGGAAAAAATTTCACATACATAATGCAAGTGAAAGATCAAATAGGAAGTTTCTTCTATTTTCCATCTCTTAAATTCCATAAAGCCGCTGGTGGATTTGGAGGAATTAGGATTCTCAGTAGGCCAAGAATTCCAGTCCCTTTCCTTGAACCTGCTGGAGATTTCACCATTCTTATTGGAGATTGGTACATAACTGATCACAAG gcATTACAAACAGTTTTAGACCGTGGAAAGATGCTTAAATTCCCAAATGGTATTCAGATTAATGGCCTTGGTCGTGATGGTGCAAAATTCACTGTTGAATCAG GGAAAACATACAGGTTAAGAATATCCAATGTGGGACTTCAAAATTCATTGAACTTTCGAATTCAGGGACACAAAATGAAGTTGGTTGAAGTTGAGGGAACTCACACAATACAAACCACATTGTCTTCTCTTGATGTGCATGTTGGTCAGTCCTACTCGGTGTTGGTCACTGCAGATCAGCCTGCTCAAGACTACTACATTGCTGTTTCCAGCCGCTTCACTACTCAAATTCTCAATTCCACAGCCATTCTTCACTACAGCAACTCGAGAAAATCGGTTTCTGGACTACCTCCTCCAGGGCCAACCACTGACATTTCTTGGTCCCTAAATCAGGCTCGTTCTATCAG GACAAATCTTACGGCCAGTGGGCCAAGACCAAACCCACAAGGCTCCTACCATTATGGTCAGATAAATGTCAGTAGAACAATAAGACTAGCAAATTCTGCTGGCTTAGTTGATAGAAAACAGAGATATGCAGTTAATGGAGTATCTTTCATCCCTGCTGATACGCCACTTAAGCTAGCAGACTATTATAACATCAAAGGAGTATTCGAAGTACGAAGCATCCCTGATCAGCCTACAGGTCGACAGATACACCTTGACACAGCAGTTATGGGAGCAGACTACAGATCATTTGTGGAGATTGTTTTTGAGAATAGAGAGAACATTATGCAAAGCTGGCATCTTGATGGTTACTCTTTCTTTGTCGTCGG AATGGATGAAGGTAGATGGAGTCCTGCAAGTAAAAGACAGTACAATCTTATAGACGCAGTTTCACGCTGTACCACACAG GTTTATCCAAGATCGTGGACTGCAATATATGTGCCCCTGGATAATGTAGGAATGTGGAATCTGAGGACTCAATTCTGGGCAAGGCAATACCTCGGGCAACAATTTTATTTGCGAGTTTATACACCAGTTCAATCATTTCGGGACGAATATCCTATTCCAAAGAATGCTTTGCACTGTGGCAGGGCAAAGGGTAGAACCATAAGAACATAA